Genomic DNA from Mycolicibacterium helvum:
CGGTCGCGGCCTGGCCGCCCGCAAGTACTTCACCTACGCCGACATGGCCAAGTTCATCTACGCGCAGGCCAAGTTCCAGCTGACCGGCCGGGAGAACAGCGACGACGTCGCCGAGGGCAGGGCAAAGGCACTGGCCTTCATCGAGGGCCGGTCGACCGCCGAACTGATCGCGGTCGGCGAGGAGATCTACGACGACATCATCGCCGACAAGATCTGGCCCGGCACCCGGGCGCTGGCCCAGATGCATCTGGATGCCGGCCAGCAGGTCTGGCTGGTCACTGCCACGCCCTACGAGCTGGCGGACACGATCGCCCGGCGGCTGGGTTTGACTGGTGCGCTGGGTACCGTCGCCGAGTCCGAGAACGGGGTGTTCACCGGCCGGCTGGTGGGCGACATCCTGCACGGGGTCGGCAAGGCGCATGCGGTGCGACAGCTGGCCGTCCGCGAGGGGCTCAACCTCAAACGCTGCACCGCCTACTCCGACAGCTACAACGACGTGCCGATGCTGTCCCTGGTCGGAACGGCGGTCGCCATCAACCCGGACGCCAACCTGCGTGAGCTGGCTCGTGAGCGCGGCTGGGAGATCCGCGATTTCCGGACCGCGCGCAAGGCGGCCCGCATCGGCGTGCCCTCAGCGCTGGCGCTGGGAGCGGTCGGCGGGGCGCTCGCCGCGGCCGTCTCGCGCAGGCGCTAGCTCCGCTCAACGCGGCTCACCCCCGCCGCCACCGCAATACCCGCTGATAGGCTCCCCGGGTGTCAATCGCCAGCGACATCATCGGAACGCACTACCGGTACCCGGACTATTACCTGGTCGGCCGGGAGAAGATCCGTGAGTACGCCAAAGCGATCCAGTCGGACAATGAGCTGTACTACAGCGAGGAAGCGGCCAAGGCCGCCGGCTACGCCGACGTGGTGGCCCCGCTGACGTTCATTGCGATCGCCGGCCGCCAAGTGCAGTTGGACATCTTCCGAAACTTCGATGTCGGCATCAATATCGCCCGGGTCATTCACCGCGACCAGAAGATCCTTTTCCACCGGCCGATCGTGGCGGGTGACAAATTGTTCTTCGACTCCTGGCTGGATTCGGTGGTCGAATCATTCGGCACCGTCATCACTGAATTGCGCAGTGAAGTCACCGACGAAGACGGCAAACCCGTGATGACGACGATCGTGACAATGATCGGCGAAGCCGAGGGCGACGAACAGACCAACGCTCAGGTGGCG
This window encodes:
- a CDS encoding HAD family hydrolase; translated protein: MGPGDHDQELAGDASAERAADELVAEQVSAVARDASMAAHREPGPQAAEPAEPPPADLTAAAFFDVDNTLVQGSSLVHFGRGLAARKYFTYADMAKFIYAQAKFQLTGRENSDDVAEGRAKALAFIEGRSTAELIAVGEEIYDDIIADKIWPGTRALAQMHLDAGQQVWLVTATPYELADTIARRLGLTGALGTVAESENGVFTGRLVGDILHGVGKAHAVRQLAVREGLNLKRCTAYSDSYNDVPMLSLVGTAVAINPDANLRELARERGWEIRDFRTARKAARIGVPSALALGAVGGALAAAVSRRR
- a CDS encoding FAS1-like dehydratase domain-containing protein — translated: MSIASDIIGTHYRYPDYYLVGREKIREYAKAIQSDNELYYSEEAAKAAGYADVVAPLTFIAIAGRQVQLDIFRNFDVGINIARVIHRDQKILFHRPIVAGDKLFFDSWLDSVVESFGTVITELRSEVTDEDGKPVMTTIVTMIGEAEGDEQTNAQVAAIAAAALGRQTAR